One Corynebacterium tuberculostearicum DNA window includes the following coding sequences:
- a CDS encoding Tex family protein: MNIAATIAAELNVKESQVSTALQLLAEGNTVPFIARYRKEATGGLDDSQLRTIEERANYLKELQERKETILAAIEEQGKLGDALKEQILACETKARLEDLYLPYKKRRKTKADIAREAGLEELTDKLIADPNAAPEELAQAFTTEGFEDTKKALDGARAILVDRFALDADLVGEVRERMFTEGSMGAHVVEGKEAEGAKFKDYFDFNEPFHKLPSHRILALLRGENEGVLQLQLDAGDDADYEDVIASRFELDRSSKWLADAVHWGWRTKLYISSSLDVRMRLKEIAEEGALKIFATNLRDVLLAAPAGQRATIGLDPGYRNGVKCAVVDKTGKVLDTAIVYPHQPQNQWSQAVQTLSTLCAKHSVDLLAIGNGTASRETEKLAQEIADLIKQAGGQRPTPVVVSESGASVYSASPLAAEEFPDMDVSLRGAVSIARRLQDPLAELVKIDPKAIGVGQYQHDVNQTALARTLDGVVESAVNGVGVDLNTASVPLLERVAGVNSTIATNIVSYRNENGAFASRKELKKVPRLGPKAFEQSAGFLRINGGTDPLDASAVHPEAYPVVSRIAAKTGLGISELIGNTRVLSTLAPADFADETFGIPTVTDIIAELDKPGRDPRPEFKTATFKEGVHKVSDLTPGMILEGTVTNVAAFGAFVDVGVHQDGLVHVSAMSHKFVSDPHEVVRSGQVVKVKVMEVDVERQRIGLSLRLDDDPGQPAPKRRGDSPRGSAKSGARGEGKRSGHKSGRGSRDGSRGRTGGRGGSGGGGAMADALKKAGF, encoded by the coding sequence GTGAATATTGCGGCCACTATCGCCGCCGAGCTCAACGTCAAGGAATCGCAGGTTTCTACCGCGTTGCAGCTGCTTGCGGAGGGCAATACAGTGCCCTTTATCGCCCGCTACCGCAAGGAGGCCACCGGCGGGCTGGATGACTCCCAGCTGCGCACCATTGAAGAGCGCGCGAACTATCTAAAGGAACTACAGGAGCGCAAGGAGACCATCCTTGCGGCGATTGAAGAGCAGGGCAAGCTTGGCGACGCCCTCAAGGAGCAAATCCTTGCCTGCGAGACCAAAGCGCGCCTAGAAGATTTGTATCTGCCGTATAAGAAACGCCGCAAAACCAAGGCCGATATAGCCCGCGAAGCCGGCCTTGAGGAGCTGACCGATAAGCTCATTGCGGATCCCAACGCCGCTCCAGAAGAGTTGGCACAGGCCTTTACCACCGAGGGCTTTGAGGACACCAAGAAGGCCCTCGACGGCGCCCGGGCCATCTTGGTGGACCGCTTCGCGCTCGACGCGGACCTGGTGGGTGAAGTACGCGAGCGCATGTTCACTGAAGGCTCCATGGGCGCGCACGTTGTTGAGGGCAAGGAGGCCGAAGGCGCGAAGTTTAAGGATTACTTCGACTTCAACGAGCCCTTCCACAAGCTGCCTTCGCACCGCATTTTGGCGCTGCTGCGTGGCGAGAATGAGGGCGTGCTGCAGCTGCAGCTAGATGCCGGCGATGACGCCGACTACGAGGATGTAATCGCCTCCCGCTTCGAGCTGGATCGCTCCTCCAAGTGGCTTGCCGACGCCGTCCATTGGGGCTGGCGCACCAAGCTCTATATTTCCTCTAGCCTGGACGTTCGCATGCGGCTAAAAGAGATCGCGGAGGAAGGCGCGCTGAAGATCTTTGCCACCAATCTGCGCGACGTGCTGCTCGCGGCACCTGCTGGCCAGCGTGCCACCATCGGCTTGGATCCGGGTTACCGCAATGGTGTGAAGTGCGCGGTAGTGGACAAAACCGGCAAGGTGCTCGATACCGCCATTGTCTACCCGCATCAGCCGCAGAACCAGTGGAGCCAAGCAGTTCAAACGCTGTCGACCCTGTGCGCCAAGCATTCTGTAGACCTTTTGGCCATCGGCAACGGCACCGCCTCCCGCGAGACCGAGAAGCTCGCCCAGGAAATTGCGGACCTTATCAAGCAAGCCGGCGGTCAACGACCCACTCCTGTGGTGGTTTCGGAGTCCGGCGCCTCGGTCTATTCCGCCTCGCCGCTTGCGGCGGAGGAATTTCCCGACATGGATGTCTCACTGCGCGGCGCGGTTTCCATCGCTCGCCGCTTGCAGGATCCTTTGGCTGAGTTGGTCAAGATCGATCCGAAGGCTATTGGTGTGGGGCAGTACCAGCACGACGTTAACCAGACGGCGCTCGCCCGCACCCTCGATGGCGTGGTGGAAAGTGCGGTAAACGGCGTGGGCGTAGATCTCAATACCGCTTCCGTCCCGCTGCTCGAGCGCGTAGCTGGCGTCAATTCCACCATCGCCACCAATATCGTTTCCTACCGCAACGAAAATGGGGCCTTTGCCTCCCGCAAGGAACTGAAGAAGGTACCGCGGCTTGGACCTAAGGCCTTTGAGCAGTCTGCCGGATTCCTCCGCATCAACGGCGGTACTGATCCGCTAGATGCCTCCGCCGTACACCCAGAGGCCTATCCTGTCGTCTCCCGCATCGCGGCGAAGACGGGCCTGGGTATTTCTGAACTTATTGGCAATACCCGCGTACTTAGCACGCTGGCGCCCGCAGACTTTGCGGATGAGACCTTCGGCATTCCTACGGTGACCGATATCATCGCCGAGCTGGATAAACCCGGACGCGACCCGCGCCCTGAGTTCAAGACCGCCACCTTTAAAGAAGGCGTACATAAGGTCTCCGATCTCACCCCGGGCATGATTCTTGAGGGCACGGTGACCAACGTGGCGGCATTTGGCGCCTTCGTGGATGTCGGAGTCCATCAGGATGGCCTCGTCCACGTTTCTGCCATGAGCCACAAGTTTGTTTCCGATCCGCACGAGGTCGTGCGCTCTGGCCAGGTGGTCAAGGTGAAGGTCATGGAGGTTGATGTGGAGCGCCAGCGCATCGGTCTCTCCCTCCGTTTGGATGATGACCCGGGGCAGCCGGCCCCTAAACGCCGCGGTGATTCCCCACGCGGTTCCGCCAAATCCGGAGCCAGGGGCGAAGGAAAGCGCTCTGGCCACAAATCTGGGCGCGGATCCCGGGACGGCTCGCGCGGCCGCACTGGCGGTCGAGGTGGCTCCGGTGGTGGTGGAGCCATGGCCGATGCCTTGAAGAAGGCAGGCTTCTAA
- a CDS encoding YhgE/Pip domain-containing protein: protein MSKAAKASHGRGVLGWHRVLDWRPRSALARLFIVFFLVAPIIIAGTMMWAMWDPSKYMRKIDLAVVNEDAGVNKQGVDTNYGVQVVEGLLDTDYLNFAEVNKDEGDQGLIKGKYLLVVTIPEDFSKKAVSIISDKPVKPEIHFASNDYYGTNGSVISSSLIPQVQTSVENAISKKYADQVIEGLNKLSDGIGTAADGARRLDEGAGKLQEGGGRAVAGIGQLGAGAGKLHDGTGALLDGTNRLNEGVGRLDEGAARLDDGATQLAEGSDKLLAGTGRLADGAGQIDGGVNQLTGMLIPVLKQAQVVVPALSQLVEVLRNLGMGQQAEQLHSLVSKLDPATSGNMVDKLEQLSNGTGQLYYNLSDPNSEYLGGMNKLNGGAHRLADGTKELHSGVGELGTGAAQLHDGASRLHDGTGTLKTGTDRLAAGGAELKGGMDKLKAGSGELSQKLADGAAKAPSISKPEDSAQNMAVPINFTASNVHPVQTAISSTDPTRKDVTGGASLLLVLVFGFLVMLLVAMVFPYYLGRKGTPVAHPARGILSAFITLTVLNFIVLAFMALMSATLGWAPASWSMILGVVAAIAAVGAATYQFFHVTFGRKIGGIFAAGIFALGVMVFGGVWPVAAIPRPLSLMHPFHPMTYAKGAFTRATDGIHDATFWTGMAALLGFTLIALFASYVVFRARHLGTAKILDEHLVRFPAAAAA from the coding sequence ATGAGCAAAGCTGCTAAAGCCAGCCATGGCAGGGGAGTGTTGGGTTGGCACCGCGTATTGGACTGGCGTCCGCGCAGTGCATTGGCACGGTTGTTCATCGTGTTCTTCCTGGTTGCACCCATTATTATTGCCGGAACCATGATGTGGGCGATGTGGGACCCATCCAAATACATGCGCAAAATCGACCTAGCGGTGGTGAATGAAGACGCGGGCGTCAACAAGCAAGGCGTTGATACCAACTACGGCGTTCAGGTGGTAGAAGGGCTGCTGGATACCGATTACCTGAATTTCGCAGAGGTGAATAAGGATGAGGGGGATCAAGGGCTGATTAAAGGCAAATATCTCCTGGTGGTGACCATCCCTGAGGACTTTTCCAAAAAAGCGGTGTCCATCATCAGTGATAAGCCCGTCAAACCTGAAATTCACTTCGCTAGCAATGACTATTACGGAACTAACGGCTCCGTTATTTCTTCGAGCCTAATCCCGCAGGTGCAAACCAGCGTGGAAAATGCAATCTCGAAAAAATACGCTGACCAGGTAATAGAAGGGCTCAATAAGCTAAGTGATGGAATAGGCACTGCCGCCGATGGTGCTAGACGTCTTGATGAAGGTGCCGGGAAGCTACAAGAAGGTGGAGGTCGTGCGGTCGCCGGCATAGGTCAGCTGGGAGCCGGTGCAGGAAAGCTACATGATGGAACTGGTGCGCTGCTTGATGGCACAAACCGTCTCAATGAGGGAGTCGGGCGACTCGATGAAGGTGCCGCTCGCCTGGATGACGGTGCCACACAACTTGCTGAAGGTTCCGATAAGCTGCTTGCTGGCACCGGCCGTCTCGCCGACGGTGCCGGCCAGATCGATGGTGGAGTCAATCAGCTCACGGGAATGCTTATCCCAGTGCTCAAACAGGCCCAGGTCGTGGTTCCTGCCCTGTCGCAACTGGTAGAGGTGCTGCGTAACTTGGGTATGGGGCAGCAGGCTGAACAGCTCCACTCGCTCGTATCCAAACTTGATCCGGCCACGAGTGGCAACATGGTGGATAAACTAGAGCAACTTTCTAATGGTACCGGTCAGCTGTACTACAACCTTTCAGATCCTAATTCGGAGTATCTGGGCGGCATGAACAAACTCAATGGCGGAGCGCACCGTCTAGCTGATGGCACGAAGGAGCTACACAGCGGCGTTGGCGAACTTGGCACCGGCGCCGCTCAGCTGCACGATGGCGCGAGCCGCCTCCACGACGGGACTGGCACCCTGAAGACGGGAACAGACCGCTTGGCAGCCGGTGGTGCCGAGCTCAAGGGTGGTATGGATAAGCTAAAGGCCGGTTCTGGTGAGCTCTCACAGAAGCTGGCAGATGGTGCAGCCAAAGCGCCATCTATCTCCAAACCGGAAGACTCAGCTCAAAACATGGCCGTTCCCATTAACTTCACCGCGTCCAATGTGCACCCAGTCCAAACAGCAATAAGCTCCACGGACCCCACCCGCAAGGACGTCACCGGCGGTGCCTCTTTGCTCTTAGTGCTCGTCTTTGGCTTCCTCGTCATGCTGCTGGTGGCTATGGTGTTTCCCTATTACCTCGGCCGTAAAGGAACCCCAGTTGCGCATCCTGCGCGCGGAATATTGTCTGCGTTCATCACGCTGACCGTGCTCAACTTCATTGTCCTTGCCTTTATGGCGCTGATGTCAGCAACTTTGGGGTGGGCACCGGCTAGCTGGTCCATGATTCTCGGGGTAGTAGCAGCGATCGCAGCGGTGGGTGCGGCGACTTACCAGTTCTTCCACGTGACTTTTGGGCGAAAGATTGGTGGCATCTTTGCTGCGGGAATTTTCGCCCTCGGTGTGATGGTCTTTGGTGGTGTGTGGCCGGTGGCCGCGATTCCCCGCCCGTTGAGTTTGATGCATCCTTTCCACCCGATGACCTACGCCAAAGGCGCATTCACGCGTGCCACTGATGGGATTCATGATGCGACGTTCTGGACTGGAATGGCAGCGCTGCTCGGATTTACCCTGATCGCACTTTTCGCCTCATATGTGGTCTTCCGCGCGCGTCACTTGGGTACGGCGAAAATCCTGGATGAGCACCTAGTCCGCTTCCCGGCTGCTGCGGCGGCGTAG
- a CDS encoding IS110 family transposase — protein MTYDYVIGMDVGKYFHHACVLDIDGTQVLSKRINQNEKSLRTLFSTFSAHDHKVLVVVDQPNNIGRLTVAVAQDIGIDVRYLPGLAMRQLSRIHAGNAKTDIRDAYIIAHAAKNLPESLRSVDRVEEAFLQLKVLNGIDEDLARSYTRLINQIRSALVGCYPQFEQALRGQIIHRKWVLHLLARYGGPTKVKRLGKAKAAAFARRYKARNPEPVLDAIFAAISEQTVTIAGAHYAEMGIAMSAKDALLKLEHRKQIEQEVIELINDIPHTQILLSMPGIGPKTAAQILMTAGDMSDFPSAGHLASYAGLSPRTNQSGTSIMSNSLNRAGNKKLKNALWQSSFASIRFHERSRQFYERKRRDGKRHNAAVVALARRRLNVLYAMMRNHERYRDPALQQEGIAA, from the coding sequence ATGACCTACGACTATGTCATCGGCATGGACGTCGGTAAATATTTTCACCACGCTTGCGTCTTAGATATCGACGGCACCCAGGTGCTATCTAAGCGCATCAACCAAAACGAAAAATCCCTGCGCACACTGTTTTCAACGTTCAGCGCACACGACCACAAAGTCCTTGTCGTCGTGGACCAGCCAAATAACATTGGTCGACTAACTGTCGCAGTTGCTCAAGATATCGGAATCGACGTGCGCTACCTTCCCGGTTTGGCTATGCGTCAACTCTCACGCATCCACGCTGGCAATGCCAAAACTGATATCCGGGACGCCTATATCATTGCCCACGCTGCAAAGAACCTTCCGGAGTCCCTCCGCAGCGTCGACCGTGTCGAAGAAGCTTTCCTCCAGTTGAAGGTCCTCAACGGTATCGACGAAGACTTAGCGCGGTCCTACACCAGGCTCATCAATCAGATTCGAAGTGCACTAGTAGGCTGCTACCCGCAATTCGAACAGGCCCTTCGCGGTCAGATAATCCACCGCAAGTGGGTTCTGCACCTACTTGCGCGCTACGGTGGACCGACCAAGGTAAAGCGCCTAGGTAAGGCCAAGGCAGCTGCCTTTGCTCGACGATATAAGGCACGCAATCCCGAACCTGTCCTCGATGCCATATTCGCTGCTATCTCTGAGCAAACAGTCACCATTGCAGGTGCGCACTATGCCGAAATGGGCATAGCAATGTCGGCGAAAGACGCACTCTTAAAACTCGAACATCGCAAACAAATCGAGCAGGAAGTCATCGAGCTCATCAACGACATCCCCCACACTCAAATCCTGCTATCCATGCCAGGAATCGGACCAAAGACGGCAGCACAAATTCTCATGACCGCGGGCGACATGTCCGACTTTCCGTCAGCTGGGCACTTGGCCTCTTACGCTGGTTTGTCGCCCCGAACGAATCAGTCCGGAACCTCGATCATGTCGAACTCACTGAACCGTGCCGGCAATAAAAAATTAAAGAACGCCCTATGGCAATCATCTTTTGCATCCATCAGATTCCACGAGCGTTCCCGGCAATTCTATGAACGAAAGCGCCGTGATGGCAAGAGACACAACGCCGCAGTAGTGGCACTAGCCCGCAGACGGCTCAACGTCCTCTACGCCATGATGCGCAACCACGAGCGCTACCGCGATCCCGCCTTACAACAGGAAGGAATCGCAGCCTAA
- the rplS gene encoding 50S ribosomal protein L19 yields MSNIIDKVDAAQLRDDIPSFRPGDTLDVNVKVIEGNNERAQLFKGICIRRQGSGIRETFTVRKVSFGIGVERTFPVHSPNLESIKVSRRGRVRRAKLYYLRDLRGKKARIKERR; encoded by the coding sequence ATGTCCAACATTATTGACAAGGTCGATGCAGCACAGCTGCGCGACGATATCCCGTCCTTCCGCCCAGGCGATACCCTCGACGTTAACGTAAAGGTTATCGAGGGCAACAACGAGCGTGCACAGCTCTTCAAGGGCATCTGCATCCGTCGCCAGGGTTCCGGCATCCGTGAGACCTTCACTGTCCGTAAGGTCTCCTTCGGTATCGGCGTTGAGCGTACCTTCCCGGTTCACTCCCCGAACCTGGAGTCCATCAAGGTCTCCCGCCGTGGCCGCGTCCGCCGTGCGAAGCTCTACTACCTGCGCGATCTGCGCGGCAAGAAGGCTCGCATCAAGGAGCGTCGCTAG
- the lepB gene encoding signal peptidase I, whose amino-acid sequence MNKDSISQEQPPEGEGAHPVQGDATQQGKEATKKKEMPWLLETLLVVATVLVVVGLFQNFIGRQYVIPSGSMEPTLHGCEGCTNDRIFTEKISYYGDGEPEPGDVVVFKGTEDWNSSYVSPRSSNPVIHGVQDVLSFVSLAPPDENTLVKRVVATGGQTVSCQEGDPAVMVDGKPIEQDYVQDPPTYPVDESTGSEACGGPYFGPVEVPEDNIWVMGDNRTASADSRYHMTDKFHGTVPVENVRGKVKFVFWPFTRIGGVDDPDIQE is encoded by the coding sequence GTGAATAAAGACAGCATCTCGCAGGAACAGCCGCCAGAAGGCGAGGGGGCCCACCCAGTACAGGGCGACGCCACCCAGCAAGGCAAAGAGGCGACTAAGAAGAAAGAAATGCCGTGGCTGCTGGAAACCCTTCTGGTAGTGGCGACGGTTCTCGTGGTCGTCGGACTATTCCAGAACTTTATCGGCCGGCAGTATGTGATCCCATCGGGTTCGATGGAGCCGACTCTCCACGGCTGCGAGGGCTGCACAAATGACCGTATCTTTACGGAAAAGATCTCTTACTACGGCGACGGCGAGCCAGAACCAGGCGATGTCGTCGTATTTAAAGGCACTGAGGACTGGAATTCCAGCTACGTCTCACCGCGCTCGTCCAATCCGGTCATTCATGGCGTGCAGGATGTGTTGAGCTTCGTATCCTTGGCACCCCCAGACGAAAATACTCTGGTCAAGCGTGTGGTTGCTACCGGCGGACAGACGGTGTCCTGCCAGGAGGGCGATCCTGCTGTCATGGTAGATGGCAAACCCATCGAGCAGGACTACGTGCAAGACCCACCAACGTATCCGGTAGATGAGTCGACCGGCTCGGAGGCCTGTGGTGGTCCGTACTTTGGTCCCGTCGAGGTCCCGGAGGACAATATCTGGGTGATGGGCGATAACCGTACCGCTTCGGCCGATTCGCGCTACCACATGACCGATAAGTTCCACGGCACGGTTCCAGTAGAAAACGTCCGCGGCAAGGTGAAATTCGTATTCTGGCCGTTTACCCGCATTGGTGGGGTCGATGACCCGGACATTCAGGAATAA